Part of the Nothobranchius furzeri strain GRZ-AD chromosome 2, NfurGRZ-RIMD1, whole genome shotgun sequence genome, ACGAAACCAAGCTGGAAACTCAGCTATCAGCGTGGCAAAGTTCCTGGGTCACACAGAATGCGTCTTTGCGCTCACGAACTTCTCCAACAGGACGCGCGATGCAGACGGGGGCGTTCAGGGAAACGCACAGCCGCTGCTGTGTGCTGATTTTGAAGGTAAAATTGGCGACTTAACGAGTAAACTAGATGCCATTCAAACGCGTGATCGTCCTCTAATCGTCCAGAACGCTGCCTGGCAACCGAGACCTCAGGTGAAGCAGTACCGGCTGCGATCCATCAACTCCGTAGATGAGTTTGGAGGTGAGCGCGAGTCATTCAGGGACCTGCTCTTCTCAGGAGAACTCACTCCTGCCTCTCCGTCTCGGACTTACAGCCAAACCTCGCAGCAACTCAAAACTGAACTTTTACCGCCAATTTCCTTCTCCTCACAAGCCAAGGGAAACCGGACAAAGCCCAGCGCGTCATCAGCGCTGGGAGTGCTTCTGACCCCCATCCCTCCAGATAAAAACGAGCCCGACAGATGGAAAGAGAAATCTTTCTGTCTGAGTAAACTAAACGACAGCTACTACAGGAAAAGATGCAGTCTGCCAACCAGTGTGCTCATCCCCGCGCCCCCAGAGCGCACTCTGGTGCCCGTGCGTAAAACCAGATTGGTGAGACGCGAAGAGGTGGCCGCACCTCCTTTCAGCGCAGCAGCAACTGCCTCTTCTGCCAGAACCTTCTCAACGTTCAGCAACAAACTCTTTCGCAGATTCACCTCCCCTGAATTTAAGAAGAACGTCAGAGATCCGGTGCTGATGTCCAGTCGGATCCCGAGATCTGAAACTTTTCCCCAAGCCGCCAAACATCCACAGGTGGACAGCACACCCAGCATCAGCAGCATCAGCTCCGTCGAGTGCGCGTTTGACTGTGTTAGCAGGAAAACAAACTGAGTGACAGGAGGCTGTGCGTAAAGTGGGCTGAGCCATTTGTGGAGATGGTTTTAAACGATCTCGTGCACAAAATCACCCCAAACGCTCACAACTGTTTATGATGTTTAGCTAtttatgatgtttatttattttttcaaaatatATATTTGTCAGCATAACTGAGACATGCTTTTAATGCGGAAGAGGGCTGTGTGGGAAGGGGGTAAGGTTTTGAGGAGAGAGAAGGGGTGTCGGTGTCTCCCTCCAAACCTTCACCATTCCAGCTCATCAGCTGCTGAGGCTACATCAGATTCTGCAGCGCAAACTGGGACCTCACACCCAGCCTGGATACTTTTCATTTTTACGCAATGACTTTTTGGCGCTAAGAAGAGGAATCCTCCTCTCTCCGGCTTTCTCTCCCCCTCCCTTTCTTTCTCACCGCCTCCCCTCCCTGCCTGTCCTTCTCTCTGCTCCTTTCGCGGGTTCGGAACAAGCTGCCCAGTGCCCCTCTATTTGTTCCCAGCACCGGGGAAGCTGGTAGCAATGGGACGGCTCGGATTCAGCACCAAGGAGAGCGCCCGACTTCTGTTGCTCGGTGTGTTTGGTAAGCGCGCGAACatctgtgtgagtttgtgtgcgtGCAGTTGTCGTGACTTCATACTGCAGTCTGTATACGTGCACGCGCACGAGCCTACTACGTGCGTGTTGCTAGATTTTCATGAGTTGGCACATTTTCTCTTTGTGAGCGATGAAAAGTTGTCCTCTGGTCAGTAGCTTTCACAAAATTATGACTTCTTTTTAAAGATGTGAGAGTCCATGTTTGACAATCAGTCCTCAATGGAACGTGCTGATTCTGCATATTTTTAGAGGCGTGTAAGAGAaacccccgtgtgtgtgtgttctgctctGGCAGGTGTTCTGATTCTGTCCGCGGTGCTCCAGGCGGAGCAGGAGGGGGAGAACCTGTCGGGGCTCTCCAACAACCCGGACAAAGCCATCTTCGCGGTCCGGGAGAACGGCACGACGTGCTTGATGGTGGAGTTCGCCGCCAAATTCCTCGTGCCATATGACGTGCTCGCGCTCAACGGAATAGACGTAAGGGAACCCCCCTCGTGCATGTTAATGCTTCGAATGAAATAAAGAGGGGGGACAGATGCTAAAGTGAAATTTGGGGGTTGATTCGTTGAAAAATAGCGTAAAAACGCACCCGTGCAGAAAACGGTGTAGAACGATTACTTATTTAATTGATTTGTTTCATGTTTTCTGAATTAAATACTTAAATATAAT contains:
- the LOC107378109 gene encoding protein fem-1 homolog B-like — translated: MFKTRADEQTGTKFLLDAMSKDQVHLARFVLDALDGGIVDSRTDGALTPLISSILLPDDHTREKFVELLLQKGARVNYQDGSGRSALSYACERGHLDTVKILVRNNADPDIGDSWGNTALMYAAAAGHSRVVEFLVRAFKRLGLGIHRRNQAGNSAISVAKFLGHTECVFALTNFSNRTRDADGGVQGNAQPLLCADFEGKIGDLTSKLDAIQTRDRPLIVQNAAWQPRPQVKQYRLRSINSVDEFGGERESFRDLLFSGELTPASPSRTYSQTSQQLKTELLPPISFSSQAKGNRTKPSASSALGVLLTPIPPDKNEPDRWKEKSFCLSKLNDSYYRKRCSLPTSVLIPAPPERTLVPVRKTRLVRREEVAAPPFSAAATASSARTFSTFSNKLFRRFTSPEFKKNVRDPVLMSSRIPRSETFPQAAKHPQVDSTPSISSISSVECAFDCVSRKTN